TCCTTCCTTACTCCGCCCGATTACAGCGGGCGCGATCCAAGTTCTCCCGAGCGCCGCGGCGCTTGCCGACGGCGCCGACAATTTCAACGACAACTCGAAGAGCGCCGTGAATTGGGGTACCGACGGCATTAGCGGAAATGGTGCCCTGACGGAAACTTCCCAGCGGTTGCAGTACACTTGCCCCACCGGGACATTCGACGACAGCGCCGAGCGCCCTTGGGAGCTCACCCGCTTTCCCTACAATGCAAACTGGGAAGTCCAGATTGACGCGGTGAACAACACCGCGCCTAGCCCTCCACTTCAGGTCAATAGCATGGGTATCCGTCTCCTTAGTCCCCACTCGGCAGGCGACTACCTTTATCACGAGTTCTACAATTCCGCGATCGGCGGGCCGTCCCGTCAGGGTGCCAATGCCGACATGACCTTCGGAGGCAGTTCCTTGGGCGGAGCCGATTCGAGCGAGCTGGCGGTCGATCGCATCGGCTTGCGCATGACTTGGGACAGCAAGACCAAGGTTCTCACGACCTATTACGACACGAATCTCGCAAACGGGTACCAATGGACGATTCTCGGGACATTCGGACTGGAGGGATCGGGCGGTGACGACGCGAATGCCAACTGGGGCCTCGCGGGCACGGACCAATTCTTTCTCTCGGTTTACGGCTTTTCCGCATTCATGAGCGTCCCCGCAGGTCAGATGCACCTGGATAATTTCAGTGAGACCGGCGGCGTGGGCGGCAGCGGGGGCACGCGCCCGCAACCTGTGGGAAACTTTCCTTTCGTCTTTCCCGGCGGGAATGCCGCCCTTACCCGGATCTTGAGTATTACCGGCAATTATCAGGGCATTTCTCCGAGTCCCGGCCAGCGGGCCTACTCGATCGACCTTGCGCAGGATGAATCCGGAAAGGTCTCCGCGATGGGAACCATGGAGGGTATCCTGGACGAGAATGGAAGTCCCACCATCGCGATGGACGTCGGCTCCGTGAAGACCGTGAACGAGGAGCCGTTCGTTCAGCTCAAAGGTAGCTTCAAAGGGGAGCTGGACGGCCTGAGCACCCATTTCAAAGGGAATGCCAGCGTACCACTGGAGGTCGTCGATCTGGACCCGGGAGAACAAGGAATCCAAGGCAGCGGCAATTTCACGAGCAAGGTCGGTGGCGTGCCCTCTTCCGGAAAGAACATGCAGATCGAAGTGCCCGCCTCGCCGGAAGCCTTGGACAACCTGAAGCAGGATTGGTCCCTGGACCTCGATATCGCGCTCAAAGCCATCAACGGCAAGCAACGGACGGTGGCATCCGCCAAGCTCGTCCTGCCGAACGGCGACATCATCCAGTATCCGGAGAAGATCGTGAAATACTCGGAGCAGAAGGGCTATAGGATCACCTTCAAGAAAGGCACGAACATTTCAGCCGATCCGGACGCTCCTGACAAAAAATCCACGGTGATCCTGACAGGCCTGCGATTCGAGAAGACCGGCGACTCATGGGAGCCGGTGGCAGGGACGATCACCTACAAATTCCTCGGCCAATCCGGAACCGAGAATCTCATGGAGTTTGTGCCACCTCCTTGAAGCTGATGCGCCGCGCTCCCGCATACACCCGAAACTTCGGCGGCCTGAGAAAGGCGACCAAAGCTTGGCCGGATTTCTCTGCAAATTCCACCGCTAGCGAGGACGGCGCAGAAATCGCTGCGACAAGGGGAATTCCACCCGCCAAGGCTTTCTGCATGATCTCGAAGGAGACGCGACCCGAAACCATCAGGAAGCATTGGGTGAGATCAATTGCGGCGTTCAGGCAATGGCCCAGCACCTTATCCACGGCATTGTGCCGGCCGATGTCTTCCCTTACCACAACCATCGTCCCTTCGCGGTCGAAGATCCCCGCGGCATGCAGCCCACCGGTGCGGGAGAAGATTGATTGGTCCACCTCCAAGAGTGCCGGAGCTGAAAGCAGGACATCACTGGAGAAGACTCCGGAGCTTTCGAGAGGAGGAAGGATTCCCGCCACGGCATCGATGGTCGCCTTTCCGCAGAGCCCGCAGGAAGAGGCACTGAAGACGTGACGAGTCAGCCGGGAGAAATCCACTTCCACGCCATCGGCCAGAAAAACGAGCGCGTGATTCTCCTTGGAGCCGGTATCGATCCTCCTGATCTGCGCCGCGGAAAGGATGACTCCTTCCGTCAGCAGGAATCCGAGCGCGAGCTCCTCGTCATGCCCCGGCGTGCGCATGGTGATCGCGACGGAATGGCCATCCACGACGATTTGCAGCGGTTCTTCCACCACGATCCGGTCGGGAACCTCCTCGCCGGTCGCGTCAAATGCCATCACTTGCTTGTCCATGCCCGGATGCTGGGTAAGCTCGGAATGATGATCCGGAAAGCATCGATTGCGCTTCTCCTAAGTCTGCTGCTGGCGTGCTGTGCAGGACCGGCGAATCTGCACAAGGTGGACGACAAGGTCTGGCGCTCCGGCCAGCCGGCGCGCTACCAGTTCCGGGAGCTGAAAAAACAAGGGGTCGGGGAGGTGCTGTGCCTGCGGCGGTGGCACTCGGACATCGATGAGGCTCCCGGCATGGACCTGCATCATGTGAGGATGAATGCGGGCAAGATCAAGGACGAGCAGATCGTGAGGGCCCTGCAGGCAATCCTCGCCGCGGACCAACCGATTCTGGTTCACTGCTTCCACGGCGCCGATCGCACCGGAGCGGTGATCGCCATGTACCGGATGGTGGTGCAGGAATGGCCACGGCAGAAGGCGATCGATGAATTCATGGATCCGAAGTACGGCCACCACGCCGACTACTTCCCGAACATCCGCGAGTATCTGGAGAAGGTGGACATCGGGAAGATCCGCCGCGAGGTCTTCACTTCTCCCGCTCCTCGATCAGATACTCACGCAGAGCTGCAACTCGGTCCTTCGTGAGCTTGCCGCGGACGCCCTCGTGGACTAGCGGCCACATGCTGCCGCCGCGGGCCTCGGCGTCCGCACGGAATTCCGCCTCCGCATCACGAAATGCCACCCAAGCACGCTGTGACTTCTTCAGCCGCTCCTTCGCCTCGTCATCCAGCACGCCAATCACCTTGGCGTAGACCTCGTTCAACTCCTTGTCGGCTTTCTTGAACGCCTCAGCAGCTTGGGCATTCATCTCCTGCTGCGACTGAGCCCGGCAAACGGGCACGAGAGCCATGGCGATGAATCCGGCAGAGAGGAGGGGCAAGCATTTCATCCCCGCATCCTGCCGTCCTTGCCCCACGGCACACAAGCCGCGAGCTCAGGAGCTCCCGGCCACCTTGTCTTTCCATGCATTCGCCGCGGCCGCGTCATCTACCGACCAGTTCGAATGCAGGTTCTTGATGGCGGCCTCCCGCGCGGGGCCATCGGGCATGGTCTCCACGTAATCGGCAGCCTTGGCGGGATCCATGATCGCCAGCCTGGCTACGGCCTGGGGAACGATTTTTCCCGTCGTTTGCTCGGACACCCCTTGGCAGAGCTTGAGCAATAACTCGGGAGGCTGGGACTGCATCATGTCCGAAGCCCCGAGAAACAGCTGCTCTTTCTTCCCCGGATCCAGAGCTTCCCAAAGCATCATCGTCTCCTCGGGATCCTTTGCCATCTTCAGCATGGCTCGATCCAAGGAAGCGAATTCGCCCGGGGTCTCCTCGATGACTCCGGCTTGTACCAGCTTCTCCCGGAAAGGAGCCCCATCTTCGGCATCCATCGTTCCGAGCATCTCCACAAGCCCCTCGGCCTCACCCCTGCTCTTCAGGAGACTGATGATTTCAGGAGACCTCTGGCTGCCAAGAATCCAAGGGTATCTCCGGACCTGATCCATCACCTGATCGGGAAAGGTGTGGGCCCAGGAGCTGAGTGCGTTGCCTTTCAGATCCTCGCGCATCTTCTCCGGAGCATTCGCTTCAAGCCAAGCGACGCATTCTCCGAAATCGGAGTTCTTCCGGGAGATCTGCGTGGCGATGTAGAATCCGGCGTTCCGCTTTTCCTCGTCCGCGATGTCCGCATAGATCCGCTTCGCCGCCTCAAGGTCGGAGTAGGCCAAACCCGAAATCAGCTCGGCCTTTGCCCGGTCCGGCAGTGGGGTCTCGCGACCTTCCATCCATGCGACCAATTGCGCGGGCGCTGCGCCTGCCAGGTTTCTCAGCGCTTCAGGCAGGTCCTTGTCCGGAAGATCGCCTGACTTCACGATCCGCTCGAAGTAACCGAAGGCCTGATCGGGATTGCTTCCGGCAATGCCACCAAGCAACGACGCATAAAGACCGCCCCGGCGTGAGGCAGGAAGTCCTTGGATCATTTCGAGCCCTTTCTCCGGATCCTTCGCGCCCATTCCCCGGAAATGAATCCCGCCGAACCGGGGATCAAAGGCATGGTCAGACCCGGCCGGTTGAGCCAGGAGAAAGGGCAAGGCCCGCTCCGGGTCGATGGTGCACCATTCCGACATGATGCCTTCCGGAATCCTCCCCATCTCCGCTTTGATCCTGCCAACGGTCCACTCCGCATCGGTCCTCAGAAGATGCTCGATCAGCCAATTGCCGTAGGTCCAGCTACCAGGCGAAGCCCGAAGGGTGGCAAGCAGGTCATCCAGAAGTTCCTCCCGTGAGCGGTTGGCCCGTTCGCGGATCATCTTCCAATTTGAAGGGGTCGGCGACTTGCTTTCCCGACCACTCTCAACCCGCCGCTCCGCCGCCTTCGTTCCAAGCGCCTGCTTTTTCCGATTTGCTGACTCTCCTGCATCCGCTGCTTCGTTCCCTGAAGGCGCACTCATCCTCCCGATGGCGAATGCGGCCACCAGCAGGAGAGCGGAGATGACGAGCCGCGCTTTCATCGCGAATGCGCCCCCCGCATGAATTCGACCTGTTGTTTGGCGTTTCGGATTGTGGATTCGGAAAGCACCATTCCTGGATCGTCAATGAGTGCCTGCGCCTCTTCCGGATCTTGCCGGGCAATGGCAAAGATGAGACTCGAGAAAACCCGGGAGCGCTCATTGATATCGGAGAGCCCTCCGACTTCCTTCATGATCCCTGGACGGGAAGAGGGATCGGCTCCGTAGATCTCGCCTGCCATGGCGTTCAGCGCCGCCTTTCGCCGCATGCTGTCATCTTCAGGCAGATTGCTCCACCACTCCTTTGCCTGCTCACGATTCTGCGAAACCCAGGACGCCAGGCAGCTTTGATAGCTGAAGTCATCCCTCTCCTCCGCTGGTACGGAGTCGAGATAGCGGACCGCCTCGGCAGGATTGTTGGCCGTCATGGCCTGCGCGATAGTCCCGTGAGTACGTGCCCGCAGCTTGGGTGGCAGCCCTGCGACTTCCTGCATCGCCATCTCCGGATCCGCTTTGGCAATCTCACCGATGATCCGCTGGAGAGAGCTGTTCCTGACCTCATCGGGAAGCTGCTTGGCAAACTGGAGGGCCGCGGCTGGATCGGCTTCTGTCATCGCTTGAGCCATCAGCGAGAGCAAGCGGTCAGCAGACTGCTTGTCTTCCATGCTGGCCACCGCCGATGCCGCCTTTGAGATCTCGCCGAAAGGGAGACCATTGAAGGCAGATGCCAGCTCGGTTTGGTTCAGGACATTACCGCGTTCGGTCTTCTCCAAGCCAGAAAGCCATGCGACCGCGGCTCCGGGATCGCTCTTCATCCAGGTAGCGGCAGCGAGCCCGAGAAGTGAAGCCTTGTTGAAATGAGATCCCGAGCGATCGTCTTTGGGAACCGCCTCCTGTTCGCCCAAGATCGTCATCGCTTGCAGCGGGTCTTTTGCCACGAGCGCCAGCGCAGCCCGTTCTCGAACCGTATTGGCAGGAATCACACCCGGCCCGTTCAGGCCCATCGATCCCTGACCCGTTATCATCTGGGCGAGCGTATTACCGTAGCGCTCGCCCAGAGAAATCGCGGCGAGGACCCGAGCGGGATCGGTATCCACCAGCGGTGCCAGCGCACAGGCGATCGCGGAACGCTTCGCGGGTCCATCGGACAGGGCCGATTCCACCCAGGCCAAGGCCGCCTCAGGATCCTTCTTCGCCCACATCGCGGCAATCTCGACGGCCACAAAGCTGCGCGCCCGCGAGGTCGGCATCGAGTTGTAAAAAGCGACTGCCTGCGAGGGATCATCCTTGGCGATGCTCCGGGCAATCGCGGTCGCCATCGGCATCTGGAGCTCCGGGGACTTCACCATCGCGAAGATGGCTTTCATGCCTTCGGGATCTTCCGCCGCAAGGGTTGTGAAGACGCTGGGGTTGTAGGCGCGGAACCAGGCGCCGCTTTCGAGCAGCTTCGAGAGCTGGCGGACGGCTAGTTTCGGGTCCAGCTTGGCGAGCTCCTCAAGCGCCTGTGGGATGCTGTTCAGGTCACCTCGCGTCAAGGCGGTGTCCAAGACCTCCAAAGGATCGGTCTTCTTCACGAGCTCCGCCTGCCGGAGCATCCCTTCAAGAAGCTCGCGCTGCTTCGTTTCGGTCGAGGGATCCTCTATTCTCGCCCGTAGCAGGTCTGGCCTGGAGCGAGCCAGCCAGACAAGCCATTCGTAGCCGCTCCGGTCAAAGGTGAAGCTGCTGAGGGGAGAGTCGAGAAGCACCCGTGCAAGGGCTTCGGGATCGATCTCGGAAAGGCGTAGCAATACCGACTCGCGGAGGAGGGGCGGGAGTTCCCACAAGGGCCCGGTGCCAATCAGGGCGAGACAATCCTCGGCACTCGCGGACTGGATCCGCGCGACCGCCTCTCCGGGGTCGCTCGCGAGAGCCGCCTGAATCGATGCCACCGAAGGCCCTCCTTGGACTCCAGCCGCCGGGGAACCTTGCTTGAGATTCACCTGCCCGGCAGGGGACAGGCTCGCGCGCCCGAGGGCGAAGGCACCCACGAGGCCGGCAGCAAGAATCCCATGTCTGGTCCAGCGATTCACGCGCCTGACATGCCATCCGAGATAGGATGGAAGTCAAGCCTTGCGGTGCCGCAGGCGGTCGATGATCACGGCCACCACGATGATCGCGCCGGTGATGACTTCGGTCCACGGGGTGGGGATGCCATTCAGCACGCAACCGGTACGGATGGTGGTCATGAGCAGGGCACCGATGAGAGCACCCAGCACCGTGCCCTCGCCACCGGAAAGGCTGGCACCGCCGATGACCACAGCGGCGATGATGTCCAGTTCCAGCCCCATGGCGGTGGTCGGATCCCCTTGGGAGGACTTGGCGACATTCATCAGGGCCGAAAGGCCGGCGAGTGCGCCGCCGATGGTGTAAACGAAGATCTTCGTCTTCGCGACATGCACGCCGCAAAGAGTGGCGGTGTTTTCATTCGAGCCGACCGCGAAGACATGGCGACCAAAGCGCGTGTAGCGCAGGACGAGAGTGAAGGCGATCACCAGCGCCACCATCAACCATACGCCGATGGGAATGCCTGCGCCGCCCATCCAAGGCTTATACGCGGTGACGTCGAAGGGCAGGTTCACCGGGGTTCCGTGGGTGACCACCTTTCCCGCCCCGCGGAAGGCCTGCATGGTGCCTAGAGTGACGATGAATGGGAGGAGTTTCATGCCGGTCGTGATGCCGCCGTTGACGAAGCCGCAGAAAGCGCCGAAGGCGATCGTACCGAGGAAGACCAGCGGAGGAGCCATGCCCTTTGTGATCAGCATCGCGGCCACCACGCCACAGAGGGCGATCATGGAGCCCACCGAGAGATCGATGCCGCCGGAGATGATGATCAAAGTCATCCCGATCGCGGCAATGCCCACGATCACGGTTTGCGTGAGAATGTTGAGCAGCACCTCTTCACTCAGCATCCGCGGGTTGTTCCCTGCGAAGATGCCAAAGACGACCAGCAGCGCGATGAAGGGGCCGAGAAGAGTGAGGATGGATTTGAGACGCATGAAAGAGAGGGAGGACGTCGAAGGGACGGCGAAAGGGATGCCTTAGTTCGAGGTTCGGTGTTCGCAGAGTTCCTTGGACTTACCCGTGGCCACCAGCATCACGTCGTGAGGTGTGAGATCCCCGACAGGCAGGGCCCGGGTGAGTCGACCCTGGCTCATCACGGCAATGCGATCGCAGACGCCGAAGAGTTCGGGCAGATAGCTGGAGATAATGATAACCGCCCGCGGACGCTTTTCATCGGTGACGACCTCGTTGATCGCTTCGTAGATCCGGGCCTTCGCCGCGATGTCGATGCCGCGGGTCGGCTCATCGAGCAGGAGCACGTCGACATTGTATTCCAGCAGCCGGGCAAAAGCGGCCTTCTGCTGATTGCCGCCGGAAAGCGCGCCGATGGGCTGGGCGGGGCCCTGGCACTTGATGCCGAGGCGTTCAATCCATGCTGCCGTGGCCTTTTGCTGCCGGGCAGGCGAAACGGCTCCGGCGCTACCGAAGCGCTCCAAGCAAGGCAACGTGACGTTGTCCGCGATCGAGAGATTCAATGCGAGGCCCTCTTCCTTCCGGTTCTCGCTGAGGATGCCGACGCGCTGCTGCCAGCGACCGCGCGGGGTGGCGTCGCCCTTTGTGCCATTTGCCACCTCCACTGTCCCACCCTTCACCGGGTCCAGACCGAAGAGCGCGCGAAGGAGCTCGGTGCGGCCCGAGCCAACCAAGCCAGCGATGCCGACCACCTCGCCGCGATGCAAGTCGAGGCTGGCACCATCGGGCTTGTTGCGATTCCCGGTCAGGCCGGAAATGGCGAGGATGCGCTCACCCTGCTTTCGCTCGGTGCGCGGATAGAGATCTTCGACATCGCGACCCACCATGAGAGACACGATTTCTTCGGGCTCGGTGGTCGCGACATCGCGCGTGCCGACGACCGAGCCATCGCGCAGAACCGTAAGCCGCGAGGCGAGGCGCTTCACCTCCTCAAGGAAGTGCGAGATGTAGATG
This portion of the Luteolibacter luteus genome encodes:
- a CDS encoding lysozyme inhibitor LprI family protein, whose amino-acid sequence is MKCLPLLSAGFIAMALVPVCRAQSQQEMNAQAAEAFKKADKELNEVYAKVIGVLDDEAKERLKKSQRAWVAFRDAEAEFRADAEARGGSMWPLVHEGVRGKLTKDRVAALREYLIEEREK
- the fdhD gene encoding formate dehydrogenase accessory sulfurtransferase FdhD; the protein is MDKQVMAFDATGEEVPDRIVVEEPLQIVVDGHSVAITMRTPGHDEELALGFLLTEGVILSAAQIRRIDTGSKENHALVFLADGVEVDFSRLTRHVFSASSCGLCGKATIDAVAGILPPLESSGVFSSDVLLSAPALLEVDQSIFSRTGGLHAAGIFDREGTMVVVREDIGRHNAVDKVLGHCLNAAIDLTQCFLMVSGRVSFEIMQKALAGGIPLVAAISAPSSLAVEFAEKSGQALVAFLRPPKFRVYAGARRISFKEVAQTP
- a CDS encoding tyrosine-protein phosphatase yields the protein MMIRKASIALLLSLLLACCAGPANLHKVDDKVWRSGQPARYQFRELKKQGVGEVLCLRRWHSDIDEAPGMDLHHVRMNAGKIKDEQIVRALQAILAADQPILVHCFHGADRTGAVIAMYRMVVQEWPRQKAIDEFMDPKYGHHADYFPNIREYLEKVDIGKIRREVFTSPAPRSDTHAELQLGPS
- a CDS encoding sugar ABC transporter ATP-binding protein, coding for MQSLPPRLVMHGIRKTFGPTVALGRVDLEILPGEVHALVGENGAGKSTLMKVLSGAHCPDEGEMHFDGKPYNPKNPLDARSCGVGMIYQELSIAPHLTVEENIVLGMEPMKGPFVDRKVMRQRATEALAHFDHPEIRPEVRAGSLSVSAQQLVEIGRSLAMGCKLLVFDEPTSSLAQKDIERLFLLIDRLKAQGISIIYISHFLEEVKRLASRLTVLRDGSVVGTRDVATTEPEEIVSLMVGRDVEDLYPRTERKQGERILAISGLTGNRNKPDGASLDLHRGEVVGIAGLVGSGRTELLRALFGLDPVKGGTVEVANGTKGDATPRGRWQQRVGILSENRKEEGLALNLSIADNVTLPCLERFGSAGAVSPARQQKATAAWIERLGIKCQGPAQPIGALSGGNQQKAAFARLLEYNVDVLLLDEPTRGIDIAAKARIYEAINEVVTDEKRPRAVIIISSYLPELFGVCDRIAVMSQGRLTRALPVGDLTPHDVMLVATGKSKELCEHRTSN
- a CDS encoding ABC transporter permease; this encodes MRLKSILTLLGPFIALLVVFGIFAGNNPRMLSEEVLLNILTQTVIVGIAAIGMTLIIISGGIDLSVGSMIALCGVVAAMLITKGMAPPLVFLGTIAFGAFCGFVNGGITTGMKLLPFIVTLGTMQAFRGAGKVVTHGTPVNLPFDVTAYKPWMGGAGIPIGVWLMVALVIAFTLVLRYTRFGRHVFAVGSNENTATLCGVHVAKTKIFVYTIGGALAGLSALMNVAKSSQGDPTTAMGLELDIIAAVVIGGASLSGGEGTVLGALIGALLMTTIRTGCVLNGIPTPWTEVITGAIIVVAVIIDRLRHRKA